The sequence CAGCGGGATCGGACCACTGAGGTTGACGCCGGTGTTGTTCGCAATCTCGCGGACGTCGTCACAGATGTCATCTAAGTCGTCTGGACTCGTGCCCGCGAGTCGAACGCGTGCCTGCTGCATTTATTTCTCGTGGACTTCGAGGACCTTCCCGGCCGCGATGGTCTGACCCATGTCGCGGATGGCGAAGCTCCCGAGTTCGGGAATCTCGCTGGACGGCTCGATGCTGAGGGGCTTTTGCGGTCGGATGGTGACCACAGCAGCGTCGCCCGACTGGATGAAGTCGGGGTTCTCCTCGGCAACCTCGCCGCTCGAGGGGTCCATCTTCTTGTCGATGGACTCGATCGTACAGGCGACCTGCGCCGTGTGGGCGTGGAAGACCGGCGTGTAGCCGGCCGTGATCACGGACGGGTGCTGCATGACGACGACCTGGGCCTGGAACGTCTCGGCGACGCTCGGCGGGTCGTCGGCGGGGCCACAGACGTCACCGCGTCGGATGTCGTCCTTACCGATGCCGCGGACGTTGAATCCGACGTTGTCACCGGGCTCTGCTTTGGGCACCTCTTCGTGGTGCATCTCGATCGTCTTCACTTCGCCGCCCACGTCGCTGGGCTGGAAGGAGACGTTGTCGCCGGTGTTCAGGAGACCGGTCTCGATACGTCCGACGGGGACGGTACCGATACCCGAGATCGTGTAAACGTCCTGAATCGGGAGTCGAAGCGGCGCGTCCGTCGGCGGCTCCGGCTCCGGCAGGTCGTTGAGTGCCTCGAGCAGGATTTCACCGTCGTACCACGGCGTGTTGTCCGAGCGCTCGGCGATGTTGTCGCCCTCGAACGCCGAAATCGGGATGAACGAGGCGTCGTCGGTGTTGAACTGGACCTGCTTGAGCAGCTGGGTCACTTCCTCGACAACGTCGTTGTACGTCGACTCCTCGTAGTCGACGATGTCCATCTTGTTGATGCCGACGATGAGCTCGTCGATACCGAGGGTACGAGCCAGGAAGACGTGCTCCTGGGTCTGGGGCGCGACACCGTCGTCAGCGGCGACGACGAGGACGGCGTTGTCCGCCTGGGATGCGCCCGTGATCATGTTCTTCACGAAGTCACGGTGGCCCGGACAGTCGACGATGGTGAAGTCGTACTCGTCCGTGGAGAACTCCTGGTGGGCGATGTCGATGGTGACACCGCGCTCTCGCTCTTCGGCGAGGTTGTCCATGACGTAGGCGAACTCGAAGCCGCCCTTGCCCTTCTCCTCAGCCTCTTCTCGGTGCTGTTCGATGACGTGCTCGGGTACGCTCCCCGTCTCGTAGAGGAGTCGTCCCACGAGCGTACTCTTCCCGTGGTCAACGTGGCCGATAATGGCCAGGTTCTGGTGTTGGTCGCTCATTGTTGTAGCTCACGCGCAGAGGCGCTTATATCGGTCTCTTTGGCTCGTTGCGGTTAAAACCATTTCGAAAGCGTATTCAGCCGAACCCGACGCCCTCTTGCGGTTTGCTGAGCGTTCACACGGACCGAAAGGTCCGGCGTGGCGACCCCCACACGGCAGACGGCGGCGCGGTCGACGCCGCTCGAGCAGTCGATTTCGATAGTCGAACTACCCCGTTCGATCGTTCCGGACGGCCCTCCGCCGTTCCGTACCGTTAGACGCTGCTCTGGGAAAGCCAACCACAGGCTTGGACAGTGGTGGCTGACGACTACAGAGGATAGTCCTATCACCCGTGCTGATCCACTCGAGCGTGTGGAGCAGTACTCGAGGCTCGCCACCGTGTTGACAACTGCGGGACAAGACGCGCGACTTCGTAGATGCCGCACACGCAGCTGTAAGAGCCGTCAAACCGATCCGTTCGACGGGGTCTCGAGAAGTACTTGTGTGGAAAGCCCCCTCGATTCGATCGATCAAACACTACGTGCAAAACGGGAACAAAGAGCGAAGGCGTCGACTTAGAGGTGGTCCTTACCGGGATTCGAGGAGCCCCAGTCGCCGCGGCCGCCCTCCGTGCGGTCGACGCCCATGATCGATTCGGCCTGGTCGGGACCGCCGAGTTGCTCGCGGGCGTCGGGCACGCGGACGGTGACCTCGTCGATTTCGGGCCACTTGATGAGTTCGGCCTCGATGTTGCCCGTCGTGACGTCGCTGACCGAACAGCCCTTGCAGCCGCCGCCGAGCTCGATGATGACCTCGCCGGTCTCGGAGTTGACCTCCCGGACGGCGCTGGTTCCGCCATGCATCTGGATGATCGGCATCTCCCGGCTGAGCCAGGTCTCGACGCGCTCTCGGAGCGACGGCTCGCCGTCGGCTTCGGCGTCGGATACCGCGTCGGAATCAGTCATTAGTCGGTCTAACACGCGAGCGCTGAATAAGGTTTTGACGCGTGTTAGCTACTATCAGGATCGTTCCTGACGGTTTCGGGGCGGCGCGCTCGGTCACCGATCGTCGTCACGACGGCGGATCCACTCGAGGGCGGCCGCGCCGCCGGCGAGTCCGACCCCGGCGCCGAGTCCGCCGAAGCCGGGAATCTGATCGCTGAAGGCGCCGTTCGACCCGCCATCGGTGTCGTCGCCGCCCCTCTCGAAGTCGCTCCCGAGCCCGGTCGGGAACGTGTACAGCGCGCCGTCGATGTCCGTGGCGGGAATCCGCGACGTGCTGCTCGCGACGACCGTCGCGCCGTCGTTGGCGACGCGCGCCGTCCAGAGCGCCGCCTCGTCGGTCGCCCGCCAGTGGGCGAGTTCCTCGGGAGCGGCGGGGTCGCCGACGTCGTGGATCTTGATGCCCCCCTGATACCACGCCGAGTAGAGGCGGCCGTCGCGCAACTCGAAGTTGTGCGCGGTCGTCCACTCGCCGCCTCGGCGGGACGCGTCGTCGCTTTCGGGCGGCTCAATCGACGCCAGCGGGTCCGGCGCCGTCGGATCGGTGACGTCGTAGAGGTCGATCCCGCCCGGCCCGTTCGGCGGCGCCGGGTCGTCGGTCGTCCAGGACTCGCGACCGACCGCGAGGAGGTCGCCGGCGTCGCCGACCGCCGCGTAGTGGTCGTTACCCGGCAGGCCGTAGACTGCCTCGCTTCCCCCGTAGCTGCGATCGTCGCCGACGTCGGGGTCGCGCACGTGCGAGACGTACTCCGGGGCGCTCGGATCGCTGACGTCCACCAGATAGGTGCCGGCGTCCCAGAACGGGAGGAACGCGAGGTCGTCGCGGACGGTGACGTCGTGGAGATAGTGGGCGTACCAGTAGACGTCTTCCCACTCGGGCTCGTGATCGAGGAGCGACCAGCGACCGACCTCCTCGGTGTCGTCGTCGCTCGTGTCGTAGATGACGAGCGCGGTATCGTCGGGACCGTTGGCAACGACGTACAGCAGTTCGTCCGCGAAAAAGCAGTTGTGGATGTGGAACCCGGTCTCGTAGCGGTCGACGACCGCGGGGTCAGCAGGGTCGCTGACGTCGTAGAGTTCGAACCCGTTGAACTCGCCGAACCCCTTATCCGCCGGTCCGACGACCGCGAGTCGGTCGCCGTCGACTTTGACGTCGAAAATCCGCGTAAACCCCCGGCCGTCAACCTCGAGCTGATTTCGTTCGGCGAGCGGCTCCGGCGCGGTCGGATCGCCGAGGTCGACGGTCGCGAACCCGTACGTAGTGGCGAGGTACGCCGTCTCGCCGTCGTCGTCGACGACCACTTCGGCGGGGTCGCCGCCGGATAGCTCGAGCTGCCCGAGCGGTTCGAACGAGTCGGGGGCCTCCTGACTGGCGCGCGACGTCGCTGCGGCCGAACCGGCGGCCGCTCCCGGGACGGTCAGGACGGCGCCGGCGGCCCCGCCCGCCCGGAGGAATGCTCTCCGCTGCATACGTCATCAACCGTCGCTCGCGTCAAAAGTACGTGGAAAGCGGACGCAAGGGTCGGTACCGTCGTCGACGCGTCGGAAGCGAGATCGGATCGGAGCCCGCTCCAGAGCCGCCGTCGGTTCGAGAACCGACCGTCAGAGCTGCTTACGGTCGCCCGTACCGCCGGTCAGCGCGCTGGCGAGGGCGCCCTCGAGGACGACGTCGTCGCCCATATTGGTGACCGTGATCTCGGGAACGTTGGTCATCACCATCTCGGCGACGCGCTCGCGGATGGGGTCGACGACCAGTTCCTCATTGTGGAGGGCGACGGCGCCGCCGAAGGAGACGACGATCGGGGCGAAGGAGTGGATCACGTTCGTCACGCCGATCGCGTTCCAGTGGGCGAGTTGCTCGATGGTGTAGTCGGCCAGTTCGTCCTCGCCGGCCAGTTCGAAGATGTCCTTGGCCGTGAAATCTGGACCCTCGAGGGGAAGGGTAGTCGAGATCGTCGGATCGTCCTCGGCGAGCAGCCGAGCGAAGTCGGGGATCGCGTTCCCCGAGCAGTAGGCCTCCCAGTGGCCGTCGCGGCCGCAACCGCAGGTCAGCCGACCCTGCGGATCGACGACGCAGTGGCCGACCTCGCCGGCGTTGCCGTCCCAGCCGCTCATGATCTCGCCGTCGCAGCAGACGCCGGCGCCGACCCCCGAGGAGATCGTGATGTAGACCATGTCGTCGGGGTTGCGATCGGCGTGGAACCGCTCGCCGATGACGCCCGCGTTGGTGTCGTTGTGGAGGTACACCTCGTTGCTGTCGATCAGCTTCGAGATCGGTCCCGTCAGCGGGATGCGATCGATCGAGTCCGGCAGGTTCGCCGGATCGATGACCGCCCCTTCCGCGAGGTCGAACGGACCGATGGAGCCGATCCCCGCCGCGACGATTTCCGTGGGTGCGATACCGGCGTCGCCACACGCTTCGCGAAGCGTCCGCAAAACGCCTTCCGTGACGTCGATCCCCGTCGGGCCACGCGGTGTGGATCGTCGGCTCACACCGATCGTCGTCCCGTCGTCCTCGGCGACGACGGCACGGACGTTCGTCGCGCCGAGATCGACGCCCGCATAGTAGTCCATGCTATCCTAGGGACAATCGCGCCCGTACTTAACTACTCAGATTATACTCGCCGACGAGTATTGTTTCCAATACGTTACGCCCGCGCTGTTCCGTGATCGCGGTCACCGGGGACAGTTGTATGCTATGTGATGACGTACATCGGGGTATGGCCACAGAGGAGACAACCAACGAGACCGAGACCGAGTCCGAGTCCGCCCCCGACCCGACCGACAGCGAGTCCGAGCCCGCTCCGGATCTGGCCGAGGCCGAGCGGCGCGCAGTCCACGAGGTCGAACTCGGCCTCGAGTGGTTCCAGCGCGCTCAGGGCCAGTTGCTCGCGTTCCACCACGCGACGGGCCACGGAATGGACCACCTCCGGGAGGCCGAACGGCTCCTCAGGGAGAGCGGTCGCGACGACCTCGCCGATAATGTCCGGGACGAACTGTTACCTCACGGCGTCGTCGACGACGACCGCTGGTCGTACGACGTCGTCGAGAACTACCAGCGAACGCTGCTGGCCGAAGCGCGCAGACTCGAGGGACGGGTCCGACGGGAACTGACCGGTGGCCGGCGACACGTGGCGGAGCGACGGCAGGAACGAGCGTGGAAAGAGCGGTCCAACGAGCGGTAGGTCCGTCCGTCGTCCGCGTCACCGTCGCGCGATCGCAGCGGTTCGGTACTGGCGACCCGGAACTGAGTCCAGTACCGATCGATTCGATACCCGCCGCTAGCGCGACAAGCGGACGATGCGAGGATGGCTCAGTTGCCGTGATCGTCGTTCCGGACGAAGGTGACGGGACACGGCGCCGACAGCATGACCTCCTGGGCCGTCGATCCGAACACCGCCTTCCCGGTCGGCGACCGGCGACGGCCCCCGACGACGACGCGGTCGGCGTCCGTGCTGGTCGCGAGATCGACGATCGTCGGGCCGTGTTCGCCGACCGCACCGCGGGTCTCGTAGTCGACGCCGTACTCCTCGAGGGTCTCCTGTAGGTCGAGGACCGTCGAGTGGCGGCGGGCGACGTCGTCGGGGTCGATCTCCGTCTGCTCTCGGTCGAACTCGAGTCGGGAGAGGACGTCGTCGTACTCGCCTTTCGTGAAGACGTGGGCGAGTACGACGGTCGCGTCAGCGGGTTCGGCAACTTCGACGACCGCTTCGGCCAGTTCGTCAATTCGTTCGGCGTCTCCCGGTCCGACGGCGAGTAGCACTGTTTCTAACGTCATACCGCTATCTCTCTCGGGGAGCACCGTAAATCCACTTCTACCGCGGCCCCCCGCAAGCCCCGTTCCGGGCGTTTTTTCCACGCCGTCGCCGACGGGAGCGACATGGACGGACCAGATCTCTCGGACCGGACGGTACTCGTGACGGGCAGCGCGCGCGGCGTCGGTCGCGAACTCCTGCTTTCGACGGCCGACCGCGGCGCGAAGACGGCCGTTCACTACCACATGAGCGCCGACGCGGCCCGCGAGGTGGCCGCCGAAGCCGAGGAGCGCGGCGCCCCCGAGACCATGACGGTCCAGGGCGACGTCACCGATCCCGAGAGCGTCGACGGCCTCTTTTCGGCCGTCGAAGCGGAGCTCGGGAGCGTCGACGTTCTCGTCAACAACGTCGGTGACTTCGCGCCCGCCCACTGGGCCGACATCGAGTTCGAGACCTGGAATCGCGTCCTCGAGACCAACCTCAACGGGACCTACCTCTGTTCGAAACGCGCGCTCCCCGCGATGTGCGAGGGCGACTACGGCCGGATCGTCAACATCGGCTACGCCTCGAGCGGGAAGGGCCTCGTGAGCCCGAAGAACTTCCCGTACTTCGTCGCGAAGGCCGGCGTTCTGATGTTCACCCGAATGCTCGCCGCGGACACGCAGAACGACCCCGTCACCGTCAACGCGATCTCGCCGTACGTCGTCGAGAACTCCGACGAGTTCCCCGACGAACTCCCGCAGGACCGGCCCGCGAACTTCGAGGACCTGATCGCGCCGCTGTACTTCTTCCTTGACCCGGACAGCGAGTACATCAGCGGCGAAAATATCGAAGTCGACGGCGGCTGGCTGCCCGAACGAGTATAACGGGCTACCTAGCAGCACAATCCATCATTCAGAAAACATATTAAGAGCGTCAATGGTATCTATTATATGAGCAAGCGGTTAATTGAGATAGCGGTAAGTAGCGCAGTTATTTTTCTGGCTGGGGTTATTCTCTGGCCGCCGAGTGAGACTAGCTGGCAGTGGTGGACGGTACTATCTGCGGGGCCGGAAATGGGTCTGTTAATTCTCGTAGTGGTGATTGGAGTCTCTACGGCAACTGGCCTCGGGCTGTCGACGGTCGGTGGCGTCCGGCCATCTAATTTACTTACCGGCGGTATTCTGGCGTTTATCATCGGCATGGCACTGATAAGTGTCAGCATTTCGCCGGACAGTCCATCACATTTCCTTCTGTACGGGTTTATCCTTGTACTCGTATTTCTCGGAGCCGCGATCGGATACGCAATTAGCTCCACGGGCGACTCACAGTCGAATAACCGGACTGAATCCGTTTAGTGACATCAGCGGCGGTCGCACCGAACGGAAGGTCGCGTCACAGTTATGGGACCCCTCGTGTTCGAATCGTGTATGCGAGTCGCAGTCGCCGGCACGTTCGGGCCGCTCCACGACGGACACCGGAACCTGTTCGAGCACGCGCTTCGGTTCGGCGAGGACGGCGTCGTCGTCGCCCTAACGAGCGACGATCTGGCGGTCGAGACGCGCCACGAGCCCCGAGAGATCCCCGTGTTCGACGAGCGCGTGGCGGCGGTGACCGACGCCGTCGCCGAACTCAATACGTGGAGCCGCGAGGTCGAGTTCCGGGAACTGACGAGCGAGTACGACATCGCCGAGGACGACCCCTCGATCGACGCGCTGGTTGTCTCCCCCGAGACGGCGCCCGAACTCGAGGCGATCAACGACCGGCGCCGCCGCCGCGACCTCGAGCCCATCTCGGGGATCGTCGCCCCCTACGTCCTCGCCGCCGACGGCGAGCGAATCTCCTCGACGCGGATCGTGAAAGGGGAAACCGACGAACACGGGGCCGTCCTCGAGTGAGAGCCAGGACCGTTTGGTGGTCGGGCTTCGGTCCCATTTCGGTTGCGTTCGCGTCGCCGCTCAGATAAGCGTCAGCGGCACCATGACGAGCGCGCCGACGACGAGGCCGGCGGCCAGTTCCGGCTTGCCGCCTCGCGGAAGCTCCCGACCGACGTCGAGCGCCTCGGGGACGAACTCCGTGAGCACGAGATAGATCATCGCGCCGGCCGCGAATCCGAAGCCGTAGGGGAGAAATTCCCGGGCGTAGCGGACGAAGCCGAACGCCAGCACCGCCCCGATCGGCTGGGGGAGACTCGAGAAGACGGCCCACCAGACGAGCTTCCAGTTCGCGACGCCCATCGCCGACAGCGGGATTGAGATCGCCGTCCCCTCGGGGACGTTGTGGATCGAGATCGCGACGGTCATGAAGATCGCCAGTAGCGGGACCGTAAACCCGAGAAGTCGGATGCCGCCCTCGAGGCCAAGGTCGGCGAAGGAGACGCCGATCGCGACGCCCTCGGGGAAGCTGTGGACGGTCAGCACGCCGAGGATGAGCACGAGCTTCTTGAAATCGGCCTCCTCGTACTCGTGGGGATCAATGTCGATGTCTAGCAACACGTCGTGGGCGACGATCACGAGCGCGACGCCGGCGGTCATCCCGACGGCGATCTCGAGGGGCGTCCCCTCGGCCAGCCCCTCCTCGACGAGGCCGAAGGTCGACGCCGAGAGCATGATCCCAGAGGCAAGCCCCCAGAGAACGACGTTCCGACGGTCGCTGATCGAATCGAACAGGAGGAAGGGGACGGCGCCGAGCCCGGTCGCCAGCGCCGTCACGAGGCCGGCGACGAACACCAGCACGAAATTCTCGAGAAGCGCCATCTACACAGAAAATCAGAGGGTGGCCGGAAAGAGCCAGCGGTCGATCGTCTCCGGGACGGCGGGCGGCCGCCGGCGGCGACGGCGCGCTCGAGTGTCACGATGACTATATTGCGGGTCGCTGACAACGCCTACCGGATGACGTGATGGGATCGGCCAGCGAGCGGGTCGCTCCGGGAGGGCGGCGATGAGCGGGTCCCGCCGCATCGCGGCGTGGATAACCGACAACGCCGCGGTCGTCCTCGTCGCGGCGCTGCTGCTCACGGTCGTTCTCGGAGCCGGACTGCCCCACCTTGAGGAAGACGGCGACGGCATGCCAGGATTCGGCGTCACGGTTGCGATCGCCACCCTGCTCTCGATCGCACTGCTCTGGAGTCGGAACTGAACGCCCGGCTCACCGGGAGCTAACGGCGTTTCGATGCATCGACGAGCGGTCGACGGACGACGATCCGTCACCGGTCGAAATCGGACTCGCTTTTTCCGCGAAAACGGACGGAGCGCTACAGGAACTGACCGAGTTTGAGGTGCTGTTTCGCGAAGCGAGCGAGCAGCGGCGCGTCGTCGATATCGAACAGCTTCGCGAGGGCGAGAATGTTTCCGTTGTTCGCCGCCGCGAGCGTCTCCTCGTCGAGCCGGTGGAGGTCGTTCATGAACTGATCGTAGCGCTCGTTCGGCGCGAGGTAGAGCAGTTGAGTCATCAGCAGTCGCTTGCGCTGGTTGGGCGCGACGTCTCGGTGCCAGAGCGTGTCGTACACCTCGAGGTTCTCGGCGGTCGGCTCGAGACCGTGTTTGAGACAGCTGTCGACGGCGACGGCGGCGACGCGACCGGACTGCATGCACTTGTTGATCCCCTCGCCCCACAGCGGGTCGACCGTCGGGACGGTGTCACCGATGGCCAGGAACCGGTCGGTGTGCATCCGCTCCGGCAGCTGGAGGTGGGCCGAGCCTCGGTGTTGTTTCCCCTCGAGTCGCGTCGCGTTCGCAAACCGGGGGTCCGTCTCGAGCCAGTGCTCGAGGTAGTCGTCGACCGTGTGGCCGTCCTTGGCGAACCGGCTGTGGTGCTCGTTCTGGAGGTAACAGAGTCCGACCTTAGCGGTGTCCTCACCGGTGTGGAAGACCCACGAGTAGCCGCCGGGGGCGATCTCGTGGTCCAGCCGGAGCATCATCGCGTCGGAGAGGTCGGCGAACCCGGGACGGTCGATGTCGATCCCCTCGAACTCATACTCGATGCCAATCGCGTGGTTCTCCCGTTTCAGGTCGACGACGTCGAGTTTCTTCGCCAGCGGTGCGGACGGTCCCGTCGCGTCGATGACGACGTCGCCGTAGACCTCCTCGTCGCCGTTGTACCGAACGCCGACGATCTCGCCGTTCTCCATGATCGGGGCGGTGACGCGGGCGTCGAACAGATACTCCGCGCCGCCGTCGCGACCGTCCTCGACGAGGTAGCGCTTGAAGTCGGCGAACTCCAGAACCGCGCCGGGCTGTTCCTGGACGTAGTGATCGGTCGGCGACTCGAGGACGACGTTGTCGGTGTACTGCATGACGACGTCGTCCGGGATTCCGAAGGAGGCCATCATCGACGGGAACGTTCCCGCGGTCGACTTGTTGCTCTGGCGCGGGAACTCGTCTTCCGACTCGGTCTCGAGGACCACGACGTCGTAGCCCCTGGCAACGAGGTCACGTGCGCACTGTCCCCCGGCCGGACCGGCACCAGCGATGACCACATCGTAGCGGTTGTTCATACCGCCGAAACTATTTCGAAGCCACATTAGTTTATTCAGTTGCGGTGGAGTGTCCGTCCCCAGACAACGAATTTCGAAGGCGGGGGAAGAGACGCCACAGCGCTGATTCAGCCGCCTTCTGGACCTCTCGAGCGGGACGACGCGCTCGGTCGGTCGACGACCGTCAGCGAACGATCGTCACCGGAACGGGCGATCGGCGGGCGATCCGTTCCGCGACGCTCCCGAGCAGGACCCGCGAGATTCCCGACCGGCCGTGACTGCCGACGACGATCCGGTCAACCCCGCGGTCGGTCGCGTACTCGAGGACGGCGGCCGCGGGCTGCCCGGTCAAAAGCTCCGTCTCGATCTCACAGTCTCGCCCGGCCGCGGTCTCCCGAGACCTTTCGAACAGTGCGGTCGCCTGCTCCCGGCGCTGTTCGCGGATCCCGTCCGCGCCGATGTGGGCGGCCTCGCCGTAGCCGCTCTCGTTCGGATCGACGACGTGGACGACGACGATCTCCTCGTCGGCGTGGTTCTCGAGCGCGTATTCGAGGGCCGCCCGACCGGGAGCTGACTCGTCGAGGGCGACCAGGAACGTCATAGCTGGCGATTCGACCCGCATCCACTTGGAGGTGCCACACCGTTCACAGCCACTGCAGCGGCGTCCCGAACCCAGTCGGTCGTTGACGCCCCGATAGCGCTACCGAAACGTCCGCATACGGACGACAATTTGTCGTTACTCGAGTCGCGGCGTTCGCGGTCGATCGCGGAGCGACGGCTCGCAGCGGCGCGCAAAACCGCAGCCGGGAATCGGCTCGCGGCGACGCCTCGAGCGAACCGAACGGATGGCTGCACGGGCCGACCGAAAGCCGACTCGCGCGGAACCGCCGACCGAGGACGCGCGTCCGTTTCGGCTCGTTCGGCGGTGCTTGCAAAGCCAACGGATGCAATAAGGGGACCGGTACCCGTAGGCTTGTGAAGACCTCCCAATGAGTACGAAAACGCCGCGGAAGGCCGACATCCTGCGCCCCATACAGAACACCTCGACGAAATACTTCGCGCTGGTCGCCGTCGCCGGACTGGCGTTTACCCTGTTCCTGCTGGGCTGGTTCTACCAGCTCTGGGAGGGGATGGTCGTCACCGGCCTCGCGGACTGGGGATCG comes from Haloterrigena salifodinae and encodes:
- the tuf gene encoding translation elongation factor EF-1 subunit alpha produces the protein MSDQHQNLAIIGHVDHGKSTLVGRLLYETGSVPEHVIEQHREEAEEKGKGGFEFAYVMDNLAEERERGVTIDIAHQEFSTDEYDFTIVDCPGHRDFVKNMITGASQADNAVLVVAADDGVAPQTQEHVFLARTLGIDELIVGINKMDIVDYEESTYNDVVEEVTQLLKQVQFNTDDASFIPISAFEGDNIAERSDNTPWYDGEILLEALNDLPEPEPPTDAPLRLPIQDVYTISGIGTVPVGRIETGLLNTGDNVSFQPSDVGGEVKTIEMHHEEVPKAEPGDNVGFNVRGIGKDDIRRGDVCGPADDPPSVAETFQAQVVVMQHPSVITAGYTPVFHAHTAQVACTIESIDKKMDPSSGEVAEENPDFIQSGDAAVVTIRPQKPLSIEPSSEIPELGSFAIRDMGQTIAAGKVLEVHEK
- a CDS encoding NifU family protein, producing the protein MTDSDAVSDAEADGEPSLRERVETWLSREMPIIQMHGGTSAVREVNSETGEVIIELGGGCKGCSVSDVTTGNIEAELIKWPEIDEVTVRVPDAREQLGGPDQAESIMGVDRTEGGRGDWGSSNPGKDHL
- a CDS encoding LVIVD repeat-containing protein — protein: MQRRAFLRAGGAAGAVLTVPGAAAGSAAATSRASQEAPDSFEPLGQLELSGGDPAEVVVDDDGETAYLATTYGFATVDLGDPTAPEPLAERNQLEVDGRGFTRIFDVKVDGDRLAVVGPADKGFGEFNGFELYDVSDPADPAVVDRYETGFHIHNCFFADELLYVVANGPDDTALVIYDTSDDDTEEVGRWSLLDHEPEWEDVYWYAHYLHDVTVRDDLAFLPFWDAGTYLVDVSDPSAPEYVSHVRDPDVGDDRSYGGSEAVYGLPGNDHYAAVGDAGDLLAVGRESWTTDDPAPPNGPGGIDLYDVTDPTAPDPLASIEPPESDDASRRGGEWTTAHNFELRDGRLYSAWYQGGIKIHDVGDPAAPEELAHWRATDEAALWTARVANDGATVVASSTSRIPATDIDGALYTFPTGLGSDFERGGDDTDGGSNGAFSDQIPGFGGLGAGVGLAGGAAALEWIRRRDDDR
- a CDS encoding ROK family protein; protein product: MDYYAGVDLGATNVRAVVAEDDGTTIGVSRRSTPRGPTGIDVTEGVLRTLREACGDAGIAPTEIVAAGIGSIGPFDLAEGAVIDPANLPDSIDRIPLTGPISKLIDSNEVYLHNDTNAGVIGERFHADRNPDDMVYITISSGVGAGVCCDGEIMSGWDGNAGEVGHCVVDPQGRLTCGCGRDGHWEAYCSGNAIPDFARLLAEDDPTISTTLPLEGPDFTAKDIFELAGEDELADYTIEQLAHWNAIGVTNVIHSFAPIVVSFGGAVALHNEELVVDPIRERVAEMVMTNVPEITVTNMGDDVVLEGALASALTGGTGDRKQL
- a CDS encoding universal stress protein: MTLETVLLAVGPGDAERIDELAEAVVEVAEPADATVVLAHVFTKGEYDDVLSRLEFDREQTEIDPDDVARRHSTVLDLQETLEEYGVDYETRGAVGEHGPTIVDLATSTDADRVVVGGRRRSPTGKAVFGSTAQEVMLSAPCPVTFVRNDDHGN
- a CDS encoding SDR family NAD(P)-dependent oxidoreductase, whose translation is MDGPDLSDRTVLVTGSARGVGRELLLSTADRGAKTAVHYHMSADAAREVAAEAEERGAPETMTVQGDVTDPESVDGLFSAVEAELGSVDVLVNNVGDFAPAHWADIEFETWNRVLETNLNGTYLCSKRALPAMCEGDYGRIVNIGYASSGKGLVSPKNFPYFVAKAGVLMFTRMLAADTQNDPVTVNAISPYVVENSDEFPDELPQDRPANFEDLIAPLYFFLDPDSEYISGENIEVDGGWLPERV
- a CDS encoding phosphopantetheine adenylyltransferase; the protein is MRVAVAGTFGPLHDGHRNLFEHALRFGEDGVVVALTSDDLAVETRHEPREIPVFDERVAAVTDAVAELNTWSREVEFRELTSEYDIAEDDPSIDALVVSPETAPELEAINDRRRRRDLEPISGIVAPYVLAADGERISSTRIVKGETDEHGAVLE
- a CDS encoding ZIP family metal transporter codes for the protein MALLENFVLVFVAGLVTALATGLGAVPFLLFDSISDRRNVVLWGLASGIMLSASTFGLVEEGLAEGTPLEIAVGMTAGVALVIVAHDVLLDIDIDPHEYEEADFKKLVLILGVLTVHSFPEGVAIGVSFADLGLEGGIRLLGFTVPLLAIFMTVAISIHNVPEGTAISIPLSAMGVANWKLVWWAVFSSLPQPIGAVLAFGFVRYAREFLPYGFGFAAGAMIYLVLTEFVPEALDVGRELPRGGKPELAAGLVVGALVMVPLTLI
- a CDS encoding PGF-CTERM sorting domain-containing protein; the protein is MSGSRRIAAWITDNAAVVLVAALLLTVVLGAGLPHLEEDGDGMPGFGVTVAIATLLSIALLWSRN
- a CDS encoding digeranylgeranylglycerophospholipid reductase → MNNRYDVVIAGAGPAGGQCARDLVARGYDVVVLETESEDEFPRQSNKSTAGTFPSMMASFGIPDDVVMQYTDNVVLESPTDHYVQEQPGAVLEFADFKRYLVEDGRDGGAEYLFDARVTAPIMENGEIVGVRYNGDEEVYGDVVIDATGPSAPLAKKLDVVDLKRENHAIGIEYEFEGIDIDRPGFADLSDAMMLRLDHEIAPGGYSWVFHTGEDTAKVGLCYLQNEHHSRFAKDGHTVDDYLEHWLETDPRFANATRLEGKQHRGSAHLQLPERMHTDRFLAIGDTVPTVDPLWGEGINKCMQSGRVAAVAVDSCLKHGLEPTAENLEVYDTLWHRDVAPNQRKRLLMTQLLYLAPNERYDQFMNDLHRLDEETLAAANNGNILALAKLFDIDDAPLLARFAKQHLKLGQFL
- a CDS encoding universal stress protein, giving the protein MTFLVALDESAPGRAALEYALENHADEEIVVVHVVDPNESGYGEAAHIGADGIREQRREQATALFERSRETAAGRDCEIETELLTGQPAAAVLEYATDRGVDRIVVGSHGRSGISRVLLGSVAERIARRSPVPVTIVR